One Eubacteriales bacterium mix99 genomic window carries:
- a CDS encoding helix-turn-helix domain-containing protein — translation MKILLCDDELMVRLGLISMLDELYPGQHIYREAKNGYEMLHTAAEFLPDVAFVDIRMPHMDGLTALKECKKVSPYTQYLILTGYPNFEYARQSTRIGALDYLLKPVSLDDLQKEMETISNRLQNQRWKNNRIFSNYIIASYHKEQRNGKNEEQNMIPGIQKLFITLIIPEHASDKERRRQYEELYDTLLANFQGNNTGLYYALFPVSKDQLCLVSTAEPPDLYTLIPKKHECVTCIHARNIAIRNFPAYCHRLDLAVKTRMFCGCGQFIHWNTTLEGKMNQLVPFAIDVQNLCDAFSHCKELNYREVLQHMDTESYSGLYPLIGQDSLNRYLNLYLGCNIHTDRFSDLYSGLQACADQMYQSGKQNIQQNEIEWIKSYIQKNYMKDINIGSIARILGISSNYLSRLFHERVGCKFMDYLIQIRVTNAKRLFCQDPGITVSKVANLVGYLSVRHFSKIFARQVGCTPSEYQVRIAKDSP, via the coding sequence ATGAAAATTCTTCTTTGCGACGATGAACTTATGGTACGCCTGGGGCTGATCAGCATGCTGGATGAACTCTATCCGGGACAGCATATATATCGCGAAGCAAAAAACGGTTATGAAATGCTTCATACCGCTGCGGAATTTTTGCCCGATGTTGCCTTTGTTGATATCCGAATGCCGCACATGGATGGACTGACTGCTTTAAAAGAGTGCAAAAAAGTCTCCCCCTACACACAATATCTGATTCTGACCGGTTACCCGAATTTCGAATATGCACGTCAGAGTACACGCATCGGGGCACTGGACTATCTGTTGAAACCTGTCAGCCTTGATGATCTGCAAAAGGAAATGGAAACTATTTCCAATAGATTGCAGAATCAGCGATGGAAAAACAATCGTATCTTTTCCAATTATATCATTGCATCGTATCACAAAGAGCAGAGGAACGGGAAGAACGAAGAACAGAACATGATTCCGGGGATTCAAAAGCTGTTTATTACATTGATCATTCCGGAGCATGCCTCCGATAAAGAGCGCCGAAGGCAATACGAAGAACTTTATGACACACTTCTTGCCAACTTCCAGGGAAACAATACAGGCCTTTACTATGCATTGTTTCCCGTTTCAAAAGATCAGCTTTGCCTCGTCTCCACGGCGGAGCCACCCGATTTGTATACTTTGATACCAAAAAAACACGAATGTGTGACCTGCATCCACGCACGGAATATTGCGATCCGTAACTTTCCTGCTTACTGTCACAGATTGGATCTGGCAGTAAAAACCCGCATGTTTTGTGGCTGTGGTCAATTCATTCACTGGAATACAACTCTGGAAGGAAAGATGAATCAACTTGTGCCGTTCGCTATCGATGTCCAGAATTTGTGTGATGCCTTTTCCCACTGCAAGGAACTGAATTATCGTGAAGTTCTTCAACACATGGATACAGAATCGTATTCCGGGCTCTACCCTCTTATCGGGCAGGACAGCCTCAACCGATATCTCAATCTATATCTGGGCTGCAACATTCACACGGATCGTTTCTCCGACCTATACTCTGGCCTGCAGGCCTGTGCAGATCAAATGTATCAAAGCGGAAAGCAAAATATCCAGCAAAACGAAATTGAATGGATCAAGTCCTATATTCAGAAGAATTACATGAAAGATATTAATATCGGATCCATCGCCCGCATTTTAGGCATCTCCTCTAATTATCTCAGCCGCCTCTTCCATGAACGGGTCGGCTGCAAGTTCATGGACTATCTCATACAGATCCGGGTGACAAACGCCAAACGACTATTTTGTCAGGACCCCGGCATCACTGTGAGTAAGGTGGCGAATCTGGTAGGATATCTCAGCGTAAGACATTTCTCAAAAATATTTGCCCGGCAGGTTGGCTGCACGCCCTCGGAATACCAGGTGCGAATTGCAAAAGACAGCCCGTAA
- a CDS encoding extracellular solute-binding protein: MKKSRLVCLIAIVLAAVLLLVACGESGSDKKSPKSTDKTKAFDSTDSKTKDKAGEEDLTPYTFTQYYNYEGWNLKEWGKDEVSKYLKDKFQIDIEFSKPDTDAQAKLNTMIASGDLPDSIFMDRNPDYLRMIELGLLQPLEPYMGKNPAMEQNLLESTREMLKVDGKLYIIPQWVDSYHTGGNMAWMYVDSIYKKLGSPKLETFDDLYHYACRVRDEVPETEDGLSVTPVQFSAGGNGGVLLNAFYRSFGGVRTGWYTVLDGKYQLVFRDPLLREVVMEVNKWWREGLISETQFTDSSDQVLEKMAAGRNGLSFYDQSMDDENKFRKIYMENHPGDSYEMVVPNLFPPAKGLSPDDLYGEWSNTIGSSGIVITTKAEKPQRIFDFRSFFYTPEAAQLLMYGPQGHLWDELDEDGLPILKKAENELTPDEVNALGLWFWMEPGFADTIDKLKFAMNEKMPPDRQSWVVSNQANLQTPTKWSTDEFVGVTDGIKPTDPEGINKTLVEDYIDEQLPKAMMADSEEKAEAMFDDILKFAEDNGIAAVEETADTVYQANVKKIGTQLTKGRYAQ, translated from the coding sequence GTGAAAAAGAGCCGATTGGTTTGCCTGATTGCCATTGTTCTGGCTGCTGTTTTGCTGTTGGTCGCCTGCGGGGAAAGCGGGTCCGATAAGAAATCCCCGAAAAGCACTGACAAAACGAAAGCTTTCGACTCCACGGATTCGAAAACAAAGGACAAAGCAGGGGAAGAGGATCTTACGCCTTATACTTTTACTCAATATTACAATTATGAGGGCTGGAACCTGAAGGAATGGGGCAAGGATGAAGTATCCAAATATCTGAAGGATAAGTTTCAGATCGATATTGAATTCTCCAAACCGGATACGGATGCACAGGCAAAATTGAATACCATGATTGCTTCCGGGGATTTGCCGGATTCCATTTTCATGGATCGGAATCCGGACTATCTGAGGATGATTGAGCTGGGCTTGCTGCAGCCTTTGGAGCCCTATATGGGAAAGAATCCGGCGATGGAGCAGAATCTACTGGAATCCACCCGCGAAATGCTGAAGGTGGACGGCAAGCTCTATATTATTCCGCAATGGGTCGATTCCTATCACACCGGAGGAAACATGGCGTGGATGTATGTGGACAGCATCTATAAAAAGCTGGGCAGTCCCAAACTGGAAACCTTTGATGATCTGTATCATTATGCCTGCAGGGTGCGGGACGAAGTACCGGAGACGGAGGACGGTCTGAGCGTGACCCCGGTACAGTTCTCGGCAGGCGGAAACGGCGGAGTATTGCTCAATGCCTTTTACCGGTCCTTTGGCGGCGTGCGAACCGGATGGTATACCGTGCTGGACGGCAAATATCAATTGGTTTTTCGGGATCCCCTATTACGGGAAGTTGTTATGGAAGTCAACAAATGGTGGAGAGAGGGCCTGATTTCCGAAACCCAGTTTACCGACAGCAGCGATCAGGTTCTGGAAAAAATGGCAGCCGGACGAAACGGACTGTCCTTCTATGATCAATCCATGGATGATGAGAACAAATTCCGAAAAATCTATATGGAAAATCATCCGGGAGACTCCTATGAAATGGTCGTGCCCAATCTGTTCCCGCCGGCAAAGGGATTATCGCCTGACGACCTTTACGGGGAATGGAGCAATACGATTGGCTCAAGCGGTATCGTCATTACCACAAAAGCGGAAAAGCCTCAGAGGATATTTGACTTCCGATCGTTCTTTTATACACCGGAAGCAGCGCAGTTGTTAATGTATGGTCCCCAGGGACATTTGTGGGACGAACTGGACGAAGACGGCCTGCCCATTCTGAAAAAAGCGGAGAATGAGCTGACGCCGGATGAAGTCAATGCATTGGGTTTATGGTTCTGGATGGAGCCGGGGTTTGCCGATACCATTGACAAGCTGAAATTTGCCATGAATGAGAAGATGCCTCCGGACAGGCAAAGCTGGGTTGTCAGCAACCAGGCCAACCTGCAGACGCCAACCAAATGGAGCACGGATGAATTTGTCGGAGTGACCGATGGCATCAAGCCTACGGACCCGGAAGGGATCAATAAGACCCTGGTGGAGGATTATATCGACGAACAGCTGCCAAAAGCGATGATGGCGGACTCCGAAGAAAAAGCGGAGGCCATGTTTGATGATATCCTGAAGTTTGCCGAGGATAACGGAATTGCAGCCGTGGAGGAAACAGCAGATACTGTCTACCAGGCCAATGTGAAAAAAATCGGAACGCAGCTGACAAAAGGCCGGTATGCCCAATAG
- a CDS encoding glycoside hydrolase family 76 protein, whose amino-acid sequence MKQKTEFVRATEDELDFDKTACDGFNAFMNQYDTYDSRRHTHRFARNFWTEAEMIEIVVDAYHRTGEDHYRKIMDGLYEGFLVDWRHQEKNGWWAKNAYNDDIMWMVIACARMYLETGDRKYLNTAKINFDNAFTRAWSIDLGGGLWWRTDNRTKNACVNGPGAIAACLLGTALQEKSYFEKAENLYAWERANLYEPDTGHVDDAYPVHGEKNTWASTYNQGTFIGMCTLLYEHSGNEQYIKDADRAANYAMETMYRGEVMNNEEGGPDLPGFKGILTRWLNHFLEVHPSPQYAQWLQRNARTAWENRSESGITGTRWAEKTRDSDKTTAWSASAAVALYQNAPNFIE is encoded by the coding sequence ATGAAACAGAAAACAGAATTTGTCCGGGCAACGGAAGATGAGTTGGATTTTGATAAAACAGCCTGTGATGGATTTAACGCATTTATGAATCAATACGATACCTATGATTCCAGAAGACACACCCATCGATTCGCCAGGAATTTCTGGACAGAAGCCGAAATGATTGAAATCGTTGTGGATGCGTATCACCGTACTGGGGAAGACCACTATAGAAAAATAATGGACGGCCTTTACGAAGGCTTTCTGGTGGACTGGAGGCATCAGGAAAAAAACGGATGGTGGGCCAAAAACGCCTACAACGATGATATCATGTGGATGGTGATTGCCTGTGCAAGAATGTATCTGGAAACCGGAGACCGGAAGTATTTGAACACTGCGAAAATAAACTTTGACAATGCATTTACCAGGGCGTGGAGTATCGATTTGGGCGGCGGATTGTGGTGGAGAACGGATAACCGGACCAAAAACGCCTGCGTGAACGGACCGGGAGCCATTGCAGCCTGTTTGCTCGGCACCGCTTTGCAGGAGAAAAGTTATTTTGAGAAAGCGGAAAATCTTTATGCGTGGGAAAGGGCAAACCTTTATGAGCCGGATACGGGGCATGTAGACGATGCTTACCCGGTGCACGGAGAAAAGAATACATGGGCTTCCACCTATAACCAGGGAACATTCATCGGAATGTGCACCTTACTGTATGAACACAGCGGAAACGAGCAATATATAAAAGATGCAGACCGAGCCGCCAATTACGCAATGGAAACCATGTATCGGGGCGAAGTCATGAACAACGAGGAAGGCGGGCCGGATTTACCTGGATTCAAGGGAATCCTGACCAGATGGCTGAACCATTTCCTGGAAGTTCATCCCAGCCCGCAATACGCACAGTGGCTGCAGCGAAATGCCCGCACGGCATGGGAAAATCGAAGTGAATCAGGGATCACCGGCACCCGATGGGCTGAGAAAACCCGGGACAGTGACAAAACAACTGCCTGGAGTGCTTCGGCAGCCGTTGCACTATACCAGAACGCCCCAAATTTCATAGAATAA
- a CDS encoding SIS domain-containing protein: MQEGKVMDQYLTEVFGIIQKIHDEEKDHILAAAHVMAEQIKKDRLIYIFGPGGHSNLAAMEIFFRAGGLMHVSAMLNQETMLSAGALKSMQTERLPGYGRIVVNDYRIGEGDLLIVVNAYGINSATIDAALQAKENGAAVIGVSSHEHANNCPKDHVARHPSKRNLHEIVDYTVDCKVKVGDAVIELPGFEQKIGALSTFANAYVLNSMVIETINILNNEGIKPPVWMSGNAPGGDEWNNRFMERFRDRIKCL; encoded by the coding sequence ATGCAGGAAGGCAAAGTTATGGATCAATACCTGACGGAGGTATTCGGTATCATCCAGAAAATTCACGATGAAGAAAAGGATCACATTCTCGCTGCGGCTCACGTTATGGCGGAGCAGATCAAGAAAGACAGACTGATCTATATTTTCGGGCCGGGCGGGCATTCCAACCTGGCTGCCATGGAAATTTTCTTTCGTGCCGGCGGCTTAATGCACGTCAGCGCGATGCTGAATCAGGAAACCATGCTCAGTGCAGGGGCGCTGAAATCCATGCAGACCGAACGGCTGCCCGGTTATGGACGTATCGTAGTAAACGATTACCGTATCGGCGAAGGGGATCTGCTGATCGTTGTCAACGCATACGGCATCAACTCCGCCACCATCGATGCCGCCCTGCAGGCAAAGGAAAACGGGGCAGCGGTAATCGGCGTCAGTTCCCATGAACACGCCAACAACTGTCCGAAAGATCATGTGGCAAGGCATCCGTCCAAAAGGAATCTCCACGAAATCGTGGACTACACCGTGGACTGCAAGGTAAAGGTGGGAGACGCTGTTATCGAACTGCCTGGCTTTGAACAGAAGATCGGCGCACTGAGCACTTTTGCCAATGCCTATGTGCTCAACAGCATGGTGATCGAAACCATCAATATCCTGAACAACGAAGGAATCAAGCCTCCTGTCTGGATGAGCGGCAACGCACCCGGCGGGGATGAGTGGAACAACCGCTTTATGGAACGCTTCCGGGACAGGATCAAGTGCCTTTGA
- the ftsH gene encoding ATP-dependent zinc metalloprotease FtsH has product MKFSRKQENGKQDHPNQMKSTGPDNGKNNTGYSGKGPGSRAPQGPNLFNILLIAFLIASLINIFSANRGQKAKYEIAYSQFIQLVESGNISRAQLSEEEIQITVAKDADLSEVEKILYPEGRKKGKAPSAGDEYVTVTVQDPDLVKRLNANHVAFYKTDTSSGPSLLQYFITVWILPTLVLYLIYFFVVRRFMKRAGDRGPGVGGGIFGAGKSKAREYHMEKDSGVRFSDVAGQDEAKESLLEMVDILHNPGRYQEIGAKQPKGALLVGPPGTGKTLLAKAVAGEAGVPFFFISGSEFVEMFVGVGASRVRDLFEEAKKKAPCIIFIDEIDAIGKSRDNQLGSNDEREQTLNQLLAEMDGFGSGLGIVVLAATNRPEVLDPALLRPGRFDRRIIVERPDLKGREAILKVHAAKVRMDPDVSLHDIALATSGATGADLANMINEGALVAVRDKRSAVTQADLMEAVEVVIAGKEKKDRVMNPKERQMVAYHEVGHALVSALQKNGMPVQKITIVPRTMGSLGYTMNVPEEERYLMTRSELLAQITALLGGRAAESIQFGEVTTGASNDIERATKLARNMVTQYGMSDTFGPMELEQTQNQYLNGRNISNCSEQTGAAIDDEVRRILAECQQKATKLLEESRKPLSRISEYLLEKENITGEEFMKLLREEQKKAGQDGEKTEQEEETKPAG; this is encoded by the coding sequence ATGAAATTCTCAAGGAAACAAGAGAATGGAAAACAGGATCACCCGAATCAGATGAAATCAACTGGTCCGGACAATGGCAAAAACAACACCGGGTATTCCGGCAAAGGCCCCGGATCCAGGGCACCGCAGGGTCCCAATCTGTTCAATATCCTGCTGATCGCGTTTCTGATTGCCTCCCTGATCAATATTTTTTCTGCAAACAGAGGACAGAAAGCGAAGTACGAAATCGCATACAGCCAGTTCATACAGCTGGTGGAAAGCGGCAATATCAGCCGGGCCCAGCTGAGTGAAGAGGAAATACAAATAACCGTTGCAAAAGATGCGGATCTTTCCGAAGTGGAGAAAATCCTGTATCCGGAAGGACGGAAAAAAGGCAAGGCACCTTCTGCCGGAGATGAATATGTCACCGTGACCGTTCAGGATCCCGATCTGGTAAAACGCCTGAACGCCAACCATGTTGCCTTTTATAAAACCGACACCTCCTCCGGTCCTTCCCTGCTTCAGTACTTTATTACCGTATGGATCCTTCCCACCCTGGTCCTGTACCTGATTTACTTCTTCGTGGTACGGAGATTCATGAAACGGGCCGGAGACCGGGGCCCGGGAGTAGGCGGGGGTATTTTCGGCGCAGGCAAAAGCAAAGCCAGGGAATATCATATGGAAAAGGACAGCGGCGTCCGATTCAGTGATGTGGCAGGTCAGGATGAAGCCAAGGAGAGTCTCCTGGAAATGGTGGATATTCTGCATAACCCAGGACGATATCAGGAAATCGGTGCGAAGCAGCCAAAAGGTGCGCTGCTGGTCGGCCCTCCCGGCACGGGGAAAACCCTGCTGGCAAAAGCCGTGGCCGGAGAAGCCGGAGTGCCGTTTTTCTTCATCTCCGGAAGTGAGTTTGTGGAGATGTTTGTTGGCGTGGGTGCTTCCCGTGTGCGGGATTTGTTTGAAGAGGCCAAGAAAAAAGCACCCTGCATTATCTTTATCGATGAAATTGACGCCATCGGAAAGAGTCGGGATAACCAGCTTGGCTCCAATGATGAACGGGAGCAGACGCTGAATCAGCTTCTGGCGGAAATGGACGGATTCGGAAGCGGTTTGGGCATTGTCGTCCTGGCTGCCACCAACCGGCCGGAGGTACTGGATCCGGCACTGCTGCGGCCTGGTCGGTTTGACCGGCGCATTATCGTAGAGAGACCGGACCTGAAAGGACGTGAAGCCATCCTGAAGGTTCATGCCGCCAAAGTAAGGATGGATCCCGATGTCAGTCTGCACGATATTGCTCTGGCAACGTCCGGCGCCACCGGCGCAGATCTGGCCAACATGATCAACGAAGGAGCACTGGTGGCAGTTCGGGATAAGCGGTCCGCCGTGACGCAGGCAGATCTGATGGAAGCAGTGGAAGTTGTCATTGCCGGCAAGGAGAAAAAAGACCGGGTCATGAATCCGAAAGAGCGTCAGATGGTTGCCTATCATGAAGTCGGGCATGCACTGGTCAGCGCTCTGCAAAAAAATGGCATGCCGGTCCAGAAAATCACCATCGTGCCACGGACCATGGGCAGCCTGGGATACACCATGAATGTACCCGAGGAGGAACGTTATCTGATGACGCGCTCGGAGTTACTGGCACAGATTACCGCCCTGCTGGGAGGACGTGCAGCGGAATCCATTCAGTTCGGCGAGGTTACCACCGGTGCTTCCAACGACATCGAGCGGGCCACCAAACTGGCACGGAACATGGTGACCCAATATGGCATGAGCGATACATTCGGTCCCATGGAACTGGAGCAGACCCAGAATCAATATCTCAATGGGCGCAATATCTCCAATTGTTCCGAACAGACCGGCGCTGCCATCGATGACGAGGTGCGCAGAATCCTGGCGGAATGTCAGCAAAAGGCCACGAAACTGCTGGAGGAAAGCAGAAAGCCTCTCAGCAGAATATCAGAATACCTGCTGGAAAAAGAAAATATTACCGGCGAGGAATTCATGAAACTCCTCCGGGAAGAACAGAAAAAGGCCGGGCAGGATGGAGAAAAAACCGAACAGGAAGAGGAAACAAAGCCTGCCGGGTAA
- a CDS encoding sugar ABC transporter permease, with product MDGASGWQRFRHITMPLLSPTHMFVLITCVINSFRSFDLIYVMTKGGPLNATKTLVVYVYDMAFKMNQFGQASAAGVVLFLILLVFTMIRIKREKEVI from the coding sequence ATTGACGGGGCAAGTGGCTGGCAGCGTTTCCGTCATATCACCATGCCCCTGCTTTCCCCCACACACATGTTTGTTCTGATTACCTGTGTAATCAATAGCTTCCGTTCCTTTGATCTTATCTATGTCATGACCAAAGGTGGTCCGCTCAATGCGACCAAAACCCTGGTGGTCTATGTCTATGATATGGCGTTCAAGATGAACCAATTTGGTCAGGCATCTGCTGCAGGAGTGGTTTTGTTTCTGATTCTTCTGGTATTTACGATGATTCGGATAAAGAGGGAAAAGGAGGTGATATAA
- a CDS encoding sugar ABC transporter substrate-binding protein produces MKKFIRILTALLIILLVALPVSCSGDSTSSKPAANSAAPSGKERKGNGKEKKGKDATVEFTYWESSPSDKAGFDLMIGKFAEDHPEIRLKPQIYPDNTYLDQLDTRIAANDWPDVIRYTYQRLGKFKEGDVMLDLTDKVSRENVDALVPAYRSALTYNGKLVGMPHHTDTIGVFYNKRMFKESGIRIPKDAMDGWTWKELTEIAEKLKKDHKLDYAFTGIWENRSGYRYLPFLYMNGGSVLSDDQETVTMDSPKNLEAVKLFEKWRKEDLVVKGGFTQEQQANMLFVAEKIAFVFSGSWHCSYMEENMAGNWGVTYMPQKNGKTGSDMGGNALFAYKGTECPEACGNFIDYMTSKDNVREFCEAGNFIPVRQDVIDDGLKYSEFQEEMDTFLDIVGTIDPKMAEDETSSHFQQLNTIWSEEMDPLAVDGSASAEQVLQNCQARMEKEFTK; encoded by the coding sequence GTGAAAAAATTCATTCGTATTTTAACTGCACTGTTGATTATACTTCTTGTTGCACTCCCTGTTTCCTGCTCTGGAGATTCCACTTCCTCAAAGCCGGCAGCTAATTCCGCAGCTCCGTCCGGAAAGGAAAGGAAGGGCAATGGCAAAGAAAAAAAAGGTAAAGATGCGACGGTTGAATTTACTTATTGGGAGTCTTCTCCTTCAGATAAGGCTGGATTTGACCTTATGATCGGGAAGTTTGCAGAGGATCATCCGGAAATTAGGCTGAAGCCGCAGATCTATCCGGATAATACATATCTGGATCAACTGGATACCCGAATCGCGGCAAATGACTGGCCGGATGTGATACGGTATACTTATCAGCGCCTGGGCAAATTCAAGGAAGGCGATGTGATGCTGGACCTGACGGACAAGGTCTCCCGGGAAAATGTGGACGCGCTTGTCCCTGCCTATCGTTCTGCTCTTACCTATAACGGAAAGCTGGTTGGCATGCCGCACCATACGGATACCATCGGTGTTTTTTACAACAAACGGATGTTTAAAGAGTCCGGCATCCGCATACCAAAAGATGCCATGGACGGCTGGACGTGGAAGGAACTGACGGAAATCGCTGAAAAGCTCAAAAAGGATCATAAACTGGATTATGCATTCACCGGTATCTGGGAAAACCGATCCGGCTATCGCTATCTGCCTTTCCTGTATATGAATGGCGGCAGTGTGCTGAGCGATGATCAGGAAACCGTTACCATGGATTCCCCTAAAAATCTGGAAGCCGTCAAGCTCTTTGAAAAGTGGCGAAAGGAAGATCTGGTGGTAAAGGGCGGTTTTACGCAGGAACAACAGGCAAATATGTTGTTTGTAGCGGAAAAGATCGCATTTGTTTTTTCCGGCAGCTGGCATTGTTCCTATATGGAGGAAAACATGGCCGGAAACTGGGGTGTGACATATATGCCGCAGAAAAACGGAAAGACCGGTTCGGATATGGGTGGCAATGCATTGTTTGCCTATAAAGGGACGGAATGTCCCGAAGCCTGCGGCAACTTTATCGACTATATGACATCGAAGGATAATGTCCGCGAATTCTGCGAAGCAGGCAACTTTATTCCTGTCCGTCAGGATGTTATTGATGATGGCCTGAAATATTCTGAATTCCAGGAGGAAATGGATACCTTCCTGGATATCGTCGGCACCATTGATCCAAAGATGGCTGAAGACGAAACCTCCTCACACTTTCAGCAGTTGAATACGATCTGGTCAGAGGAAATGGACCCGTTGGCAGTGGATGGCTCTGCCAGTGCAGAGCAGGTGCTGCAGAATTGTCAGGCCCGTATGGAAAAGGAATTTACCAAATAA
- a CDS encoding glucosamine-6-phosphate deaminase: MQETTYGKMKVKIFETREKMGEAAAHEAAKQIRTLLQQKSEIHCVFAAAPSQNEFLAALTREDLPWKKIHAYHMDEYVGLEVGHPQSFNEFLSKAIFRRVPFASVHLIDGHADPSQECEHYTALLKAAPPDIIFMGIGENGHIAFNDPSVADFHDPRIIKVVTLDETCRLQQVHDKCFPSLEDVPKQAFTLTIPTLVHAPYQFCIVPGKLKARAVAAALTGEISESCPASILRQQKGCRMYLDKDSASELNQCH, encoded by the coding sequence ATGCAGGAAACTACATACGGAAAAATGAAAGTAAAGATCTTTGAAACACGGGAGAAAATGGGAGAAGCTGCAGCTCACGAAGCAGCAAAGCAAATCCGCACGCTGCTGCAGCAAAAAAGCGAGATCCATTGTGTGTTTGCAGCTGCCCCGTCCCAGAATGAGTTCCTTGCCGCTCTGACCCGGGAAGACCTCCCATGGAAAAAAATTCACGCGTATCACATGGATGAATATGTGGGACTTGAAGTGGGGCACCCCCAATCCTTCAATGAATTCCTGAGCAAAGCAATCTTCCGCCGCGTTCCGTTTGCATCGGTTCATTTGATTGACGGTCATGCTGATCCCAGTCAGGAATGTGAGCATTACACTGCCCTGCTGAAGGCCGCACCACCGGATATTATTTTCATGGGCATCGGGGAAAATGGCCATATTGCCTTTAACGACCCCAGTGTCGCCGACTTTCATGACCCCAGGATCATAAAAGTGGTAACGTTGGACGAAACCTGCCGGCTACAGCAGGTACATGATAAATGCTTCCCCTCGCTGGAAGATGTGCCAAAGCAGGCCTTCACCCTGACCATACCCACCCTGGTCCATGCTCCTTACCAGTTCTGTATTGTTCCCGGAAAGCTGAAAGCCAGGGCAGTGGCAGCAGCATTGACCGGAGAAATCAGTGAAAGCTGCCCTGCAAGTATTCTGAGACAGCAAAAAGGCTGCCGGATGTATCTTGACAAAGACAGCGCATCCGAATTGAACCAGTGCCATTAA
- a CDS encoding carbohydrate ABC transporter permease — protein MKSAVFGMSEKGKNHRMKGIIYVVMTIITIFMLFPFYWMLVTAVKPVNEIFAFPPKLWPSEFHWENFREVLELRDFGTYFKNSAIVTLIATVITVCINLLAGYAFAKYQFKGKEFLFLIVLSTLMIPLQVIMIPNFIIISKLGMINTYQGLILPPCAEAFGLFLSRQFLSTLPDALIESARIDGASEFHIFRSIILPNSGSLLSVLIIFTFMWRWNDFQWPLIILSDSGMYTVQLGLSMLNGSNYVNWNQLMSASLLSILPVIIIFFIFQKQFVQGIATTGIKG, from the coding sequence ATGAAATCTGCAGTTTTTGGCATGTCTGAAAAGGGGAAAAACCATCGGATGAAGGGGATCATTTATGTTGTCATGACCATTATCACAATTTTCATGCTGTTTCCATTTTACTGGATGTTGGTGACTGCTGTGAAACCGGTCAATGAAATCTTTGCATTTCCACCAAAATTATGGCCATCGGAGTTTCATTGGGAAAATTTCAGGGAAGTCCTGGAGCTCAGGGACTTTGGTACCTATTTCAAAAACAGTGCCATTGTGACGCTGATTGCTACGGTGATTACCGTCTGCATCAATCTATTGGCGGGCTATGCATTTGCGAAATACCAATTCAAAGGAAAGGAATTTCTCTTTCTCATTGTATTGAGTACGTTGATGATCCCGCTTCAGGTCATTATGATCCCGAATTTCATTATTATTTCAAAACTTGGGATGATCAATACCTATCAGGGTTTAATTCTGCCACCCTGTGCGGAAGCGTTCGGACTGTTCCTCTCCCGTCAGTTCCTTTCCACACTTCCGGATGCCCTGATTGAATCAGCACGTATAGACGGTGCGAGTGAGTTCCATATTTTTCGTAGCATTATACTTCCTAATTCCGGAAGCCTGCTCAGTGTTTTGATTATCTTTACTTTTATGTGGCGGTGGAATGATTTTCAATGGCCGTTGATCATCCTCTCAGACAGCGGTATGTACACGGTACAGCTCGGACTGTCCATGCTCAATGGTTCGAACTATGTCAACTGGAACCAATTGATGAGTGCTTCCTTGCTGTCTATACTGCCGGTGATTATAATTTTCTTCATTTTTCAGAAACAGTTTGTTCAGGGTATTGCGACCACTGGTATCAAAGGCTGA